Proteins from a genomic interval of Paenibacillus sp. FSL R5-0623:
- a CDS encoding NUDIX domain-containing protein — protein sequence MTSRIVVTGGAIIRDHKGRVLLQKRSDYGDWGLPGGGMEPGERIEETMIREVKEETGLEVSSYELASIYTGERMHYTYPDGNEVVFVMFLFDVIAELEGKLCDDQVTLLFEDEQKESLQLIFKSLDEIDIATINNVQKPIFVDLKQGESKLLRE from the coding sequence ATGACTAGTCGTATTGTTGTTACGGGTGGAGCTATTATTCGCGATCATAAGGGAAGGGTTCTGCTGCAAAAGAGATCAGATTATGGAGATTGGGGATTACCCGGTGGTGGTATGGAGCCAGGTGAACGAATCGAAGAAACCATGATTAGAGAAGTGAAAGAGGAAACAGGGCTTGAGGTGAGTTCTTATGAATTGGCCTCCATCTACACGGGCGAGAGGATGCACTATACGTATCCGGATGGAAATGAAGTAGTATTTGTAATGTTTTTATTTGACGTTATTGCGGAGTTGGAAGGAAAACTCTGTGATGATCAAGTAACTCTTTTATTTGAAGATGAACAAAAGGAGTCATTACAGCTTATTTTTAAAAGTTTGGATGAGATTGATATTGCCACAATTAACAATGTGCAGAAGCCTATATTTGTAGACTTGAAGCAAGGAGAGTCTAAATTGCTACGCGAGTGA